A window of the Lepus europaeus isolate LE1 chromosome 5, mLepTim1.pri, whole genome shotgun sequence genome harbors these coding sequences:
- the LRRC8B gene encoding volume-regulated anion channel subunit LRRC8B, whose translation MITLTELKCLADAQSSYHILKPWWDVFWYYITLIMLLVAVLAGALQLTQSRVLCCLPCKVEFDNHCAVPWDILKASVNVSSHPRMPLPLPLRIQNDLHRQQYSYIDAVCYEKQLHWFAKFFPYLVLLHTLIFAACSNFWLHYPSTSSRLEHFVAILHKCFDSPWTTRALSETVAEQSVRPRKLSKSKTLHSSSGCSAEVDSSKQSLPYPQPGLESAGIESPTSSVLDKKEGEQAKAIFEKVKRFRMHVEQKDIIYRVYLKQIIVKVILFVLIITYVPYFLTYITLEIDCSIDVQAFTGYKRYQCVYSLAEIFKVLASFYVILVILYGLTSSYSLWWMLRSSLKQYSFEALREKSNYSDIPDVQNDFAFILHLADQYDPLYSKRFSIFLSEVSENKLKQINLNNEWTVEKLKSKLVKNPQDKIELRLFMLSGLPDNVFELTEMEVLSLELIPEVKLPSAVSQLVNLRELHVYHSSLLVDHPALAFLEENLKILRLKFTEMGKIPRWVFRLKNLKELYLSGCVLPEQLTPAQLEGFQDLKNLRTLYLKSSLSRIPQVVTDLLPSLQKLSLDNEGCKLVVLNNLKKMVNLKSLELIGCDLERIPHSIFSLNNLHELDLKENNLKTVEEIISFQHLQNLSCLKLWHNNIAYIPAQIGALSNLEQLSLDHNNIENLPLQLFLCTKLHYLDLSYNHLTFIPEEIQYLSNLQYFAVTNNNIEMLPDGLFQCKKLQCLLLGKNSLMNLSPHVGELSHLTHLELIGNYLETLPPELEGCQSLKRSCLIVEENLLNTLPLPVTERLQTCLDKC comes from the exons CAGAGCTGAAGTGTTTAGCAGATGCCCAGTCCTCCTACCACATCTTAAAACCATGGTGGGATGTCTTCTGGTATTACATCACCCTGATCATGCTGCTGGTGGCCGTGCTGGCCGGAGCTCTCCAGCTGACACAGAGCAGGGTTCTGTGCTGTCTTCCGTGCAAAGTGGAGTTTGACAATCACTGCGCCGTGCCTTGGGACATCCTGAAAGCCAGCGTGAATGTGTCCTCTCATCCCCGGATGCCACTTCCACTCCCCCTCCGAATCCAGAATGACCTCCACCGACAGCAGTATTCCTATATCGATGCTGTCTGTTACGAGAAACAACTCCATTGGTTTGCAAAGTTCTTCCCCTACCTGGTGCTCCTGCACACGCTCATCTTTGCAGCCTGCAGCAACTTTTGGCTCCACTACCCCAGTACCAGTTCCCGACTGGAGCATTTCGTGGCCATCCTTCACAAGTGCTTCGACTCTCCGTGGACCACCCGCGCCCTGTCTGAAACAGTGGCCGAGCAGTCCGTGAGGCCCCGGAAACTCTCCAAGTCTAAGACTTTGCATTCGTCCTCAGGGTGTTCCGCCGAGGTTGACTCCAGCAAACAGTCGTTGCCCtacccacagccagggctggagtcagCTGGCATAGAAAGCCCCACTTCCAGTGTCCTGGACAAGAAGGAGGGCGAACAAGCCAAAGCCATCTTTGAGAAGGTGAAGAGATTCCGCATGCACGTGGAGCAGAAGGACATCATTTATAGGGTGTATCTGAAGCAGATAATAGTCAAGGTCATCCTGTTTGTCCTCATCATAACTTATGTTCCGTATTTTCTAACCTATATCACTCTTGAAATCGACTGCTCCATTGATGTGCAGGCTTTCACAGGATACAAGCGCTACCAGTGTGTCTACTCCTTGGCAGAAATATTTAAGGTCCTGGCTTCCTTTTATGTCATCTTGGTTATTCTTTATGGTCTCACCTCCTCCTACAGCTTGTGGTGGATGCTGAGGAGTTCCCTGAAGCAATATTCCTTCGAGGCATTGAGAGAGAAAAGCAACTACAGCGACATCCCTGACGTCCAGAATGACTTCGCCTTCATACTGCACCTGGCGGATCAGTACGACCCGCTGTACTCCAAACGCTTCTCCATCTTCCTGTCGGAGGTCAGCGAGAACAAGCTGAAGCAGATCAACCTCAACAACGAGTGGACAGTGGAGAAGCTGAAAAGTAAGCTGGTGAAGAATCCCCAGGACAAGATAGAGCTGCGGCTCTTCATGCTCAGCGGCCTCCCAGACAACGTGTTTGAGTTAACGGAAATGGAGGTGCTGAGCCTGGAGCTCATCCCGGAGGTCAAGCTCCCTTCTGCCGTCTCGCAGCTGGTCAACCTCAGGGAGCTGCACGTCTACCACTCTTCTTTGCTGGTGGACCATCCTGCACTGGCCTTTCTGGAGGAAAATCTAAAAATCCTCCGCCTGAAATTTACCGAGATGGGGAAAATCCCCCGCTGGGTGTTCCGCTTGAAGAATCTCAAGGAGCTTTACCTGTCAGGCTGTGTCCTCCCCGAGCAGTTGACTCCCGCGCAGTTGGAGGGCTTTCAGGACTTGAAGAACCTGAGGACACTCTACTTAAAGAGTAGCCTATCTCGGATCCCCCAGGTTGTCACAGACCTCCTGCCTTCGCTGCAGAAGCTGTCCCTCGACAACGAGGGCTGCAAGCTGGTGGTGTTGAACAACCTCAAAAAGATGGTCAACCTGAAGAGCCTCGAACTGATCGGCTGTGACTTGGAACGCATTCCGCACTCCATTTTCAGCCTCAACAATCTGCATGAATTAGACCTCAAGGAAAATAACCTTAAGACGGTGGAAGAGATCATTAGCTTCCAGCATCTTCAGAATCTGTCCTGCTTGAAGTTGTGGCACAATAATATTGCTTATATTCCTGCCCAGATCGGGGCATTATCTAACCTTGAGCAGCTCTCTCTGGATCATAATAATATCGAGAATCTGCCCTTGCAGCTTTTTCTATGCACCAAACTGCATTATTTGGATCTAAGCTATAACCACCTGACCTTCATTCCAGAAGAAATCCAGTATCTGAGTAATCTGCAGTACTTTGCTGTGACCAACAACAAT ATTGAGATGCTACCAGATGGATTGTTTCAGTGCAAAAAACTGCAGTGTTTACTTTTGGGGAAAAATAGTCTGATGAACTTGTCGCCTCACGTGGGTGAGCTGTCACACCTGACGCATCTGGAGCTCATCGGTAATTATCTGGAGACGCTTCCTCCCGAACTGGAAGGCTGTCAGTCCCTGAAGCGGAGCTGTCTGATTGTCGAGGAGAATTTGCTCAacactcttcctctccctgtaactgaaCGTTTGCAGACGTGTTTAGATAAATGCTGA